A region of the Pelomicrobium methylotrophicum genome:
TTGAGCGGCGCCCAAGCCGAGGCCAGAGCAGGTTGTTGGGACCGCAGGGTGTCGTCCATGGTGAAAAGGCAGCCGCTTGGGGTCGCATCCTAACAGCCCCAAGGACCGCACCGCCTGCGCCGTCAAGCACCTCGGCCAAGCGCAGTGCGCTCCAGGGAATGCCGGCGCCAGGTCAATCTGCTCTCCGGAGAACGAGCGGCGGCGTTTTCTCCCCGTCTCAACGGCGCAGCCGGCGCGTCCATTCCACCAGCGCCTCGACGAGCTGCCGGATCAACGCCCGCGTGGACTCGTCCTTGAGTGCGCCGTTTTCATCGAAGCGGCTCGGGGCCAGGGAGATCATGACTTCGGGCTTGTTGAGGATATGGGCGTTCAGGTAAATGAAGCACTGCCGCAGATGGTACTGGGCCCGGGCGCTGCCCAGCATGCCGGGGCTCGCGCCCATGATGGCGATGGGCTTTTCGTTGAACGGCTGGTCCGGCGGGCGGGAGGCCCAGTCGATGGCGTTCTTGAGCACTCCGGGCACCGAAAAGTTGTATTCGGGGGTGGCGATGAGGAGTGCATCCGCGGCGCGGATCTGCTCCCGCAGCCGCGCGACCGGCGTCGGGAAGCCTTTTTCCTTCACGTCCTCGTTGTAGAGGGGCAGATCGCCGATCTCGGCGAATTCCATGCGGGCGCCCGTAGGCAGAAGTTCCGTCGCCGCCCTGAGCGC
Encoded here:
- a CDS encoding NADPH-dependent FMN reductase, encoding MTDPTLRILGISGSLRARSYNTAALRAATELLPTGARMEFAEIGDLPLYNEDVKEKGFPTPVARLREQIRAADALLIATPEYNFSVPGVLKNAIDWASRPPDQPFNEKPIAIMGASPGMLGSARAQYHLRQCFIYLNAHILNKPEVMISLAPSRFDENGALKDESTRALIRQLVEALVEWTRRLRR